DNA sequence from the Malus domestica chromosome 11, GDT2T_hap1 genome:
CACTCTAAACCAATTACATTGTTAGTAGCATTGATGGATAATATTTTAATAGCAAAAGATGTCGATCAATTATCTACACACTATTAACATTATCGACTATTCATCGGATTTGTGTTTTTCGCTTGCTTGACTTGAAAAGTCGTCACACATGAATGCGTGTATCGACAGTAAAGAAAGAACTTTGCatatgcttataagtaattgaaaTATGACTTATgttgtcaattgattttattgtaaaatttcaatttcttcAGTTCAGCCAACTCCATCTGACTCTCTTCCACACAACACTCTGTGACCCACCGCCAACGGTAACCGTAAGGGTTTGGGTAGTTGTCGTGGTCACTTCTCACCACCACCAAAGGTCCAAAGCAGTTGGTCAACGGAGAGAGAATCGAAAGTCGTGGGAGCACGAAGGCATGACACATGGAGCACAAATATGGTCCCCTCCAAATGtattcataaaaaatagaaaaataaaaaaatggaaacgATAGGTGGCATTGTATTTGTATTCAAAGAATTTGAGGTTTGATGGCGAAGGAAGGAATCTGATGCTGCACGCTCTCTTGTGTTTGGTGGAATCCATTTTCAGTATTACATAAAAAATACCAAATATTTGACTTGCATTGCATAATGCATAATTGCGTATACATTCATAACAAAAAGATAAAACGAATAACTAAACAGATAAATAATAAGATTCGAAAGTCTTAACTCATGACTAGCGTTGGATAGGATTGGATTGCAATGGATTGTCTGAGCCTCGAGCGACTATTTCTTGAGCATTGGTTTCGAGCATTGAGcatcaggctctaggtccgttcCTGAGGACAGGGTCCCCTAGCCAGGTTCCCGTCTCAGGCTCTAGGGTCCTTGAGACGGGCTCAATTCTGAGACTAGCTGCCTTTGGTTGTGGGATTCCAGGAACTTCTAGATATCTTTGAGGAACAAAGCTTTGTTCTTGGCATTGTTTCTCAAAGAAATGGAACCAGAAATATCATCTTTGGGTGCGCAAAAACTCTTGCACTCCTCAAGGATGACTCAAAACTACTCTAAAGTGTGATAGCTAGTTCACATCCAACACAATAGCATACCATTGAAATACCATAAAAGCCAATTTTATTGCCTTTTGGGGatcaaaattgaaaacataaCGAAAGAATCGCCATCGATAATTTCATCAACAGATTCTTACAACGCATGTATGGGAAAAAATACAAAACAGGATGAGACCAAAACTCCCACGAGAATTTTCTCACCAACAGCCCTCATATCCTCGGGCACcgacaaaaagaaaatgaaagaaaccCTCACGAGCAGGAACAAGTCTTCTTTTCTTTTAGACTCAATCGCCACTATAAATTAACACTTTCATATACACCCTACAAAAAATGGTTTGACCAAACCGCACCAATGACTTCCACGCTCAATCGATGCTGACGGGCCACTGTAAAACTTTTCGCATAAATGACTGATGGGAAACATAGCAAGACAGGGAACAGTGCATCTGAAAGCAGCAATGTGCACAATGCAAGCCAGAGTATTTATGAGGAGAGGATGGATTGCAGAGCAAGCTGTTGCTGGGGTTGCAAGGACGACCACGTTGAAGCCAATGTAGCTGGTGGCAAAGTCTGCTGAAGCTGCCTTAGCAATTTAATCATTCGGTTTGCAGTCTGTTCAGTTGCCAGATCCTTACCAGCACATAGAACCTACACGAATAATCATAACCCTTAAAGTAAATATTCTGGAAAGCTTGAAAACATATTACAAAAAACATGCATTTAGTGGAGTCATCTGATTGCCTGTATTGTTTAAGATATCAAttagaagagaaaaagaaagccTAGATTTAGGTTACAGTTATACTAGTTCGTTAATTAGTCCCTAAATCTTGCCACAACGAAAAAATGGCTCAATTGACCAGGGTGTGCACATATCTGTACCATACAATAAATGATGTGCCTATAATTGTTCACCTCAATAATAATCAGTACATAAGATACATATGTTCAAACTGATGAAATAGAATATTGAGAAATGTATTAATGAAAAAACGTCGATTTTGATCATGATATATGACACAGAAATATAGCTTAAGAGTGCTAATTTAGTTTCTAGATTACAAACCTCTGCAAACACTGCAACAATTTTGGGAAGATACTGATTGTTGGGACCCAAAAGTTCCCGATCAGACCTGTAGATGGATTACAAGGGTCACCTCTATGAATTTGTTTGTAATGATATTCCGAAAGTTTAATATATAAAAAGGCAACAAGTAACAGAACAAGGCACaagtaaaagaaaattgaagctCTACCTCTCTACCATAGAACAAAGTTGGTCATGAACAACTTTGGCTTCAACCAAGTCTCCTTTAATCGGTAAACAGTTCAACCATGCAGGAATGACCTGCAAAATGCCAGAAGGTTGACAATCCATACCActccaaaataataataataataataatggaaccaaacaaagaaagataTTATTAATCTTAAAAGTGATAGTTGGCAAGATAGGTTAGTATTAAACTATAGCGTTGCACTAAATTGAGGAACGTGCACACAAAAAAGGTATTAGAGAGCACTGCATAGCACAGTAGTCGTATACTCATAATCAAGACTCTTTACTTTTGTGCGTATATTCCATAACACCACCAATGACAGAATTTCTGATCAAACCATATGACAACAGAGAAAATAAAAGTTAGTACCTGAGCTGCATCAATACTGTCACGGTGGAATTGGCTAATTTTTCCTAAAGCAGAAACAGCATTATCATATGCCATTACATTTTCAGATTGTTGGGCATTAGGATGCTGAATCACAGCGTTCAGCCTTGATAGAGCCTCTATATAAAGCCACAAGCAAATATTACTCACAAACATACATAATTGTTTCATCTATTTAAGATATGCAAGCAGAATTACCGCCAACAAGAGGTTTAATTATTGCTCCACCAAACTCTGAACAAATACCAAGTCCATATACAGCtgcctaaaaaaataaaaataaaacaaaaacaaccacTTAACACTAATGTGGATGAGCAACCTGATACATATTGAAACAGTTTGTTGAGATCAGACCTGTCGAACATCAGGGTTTTCGTCATTGCAAGCCTCCAacagaaaaggaagaaatgtgTCATAATATCTGATCCAACCAAATCATAACCAAATATGAGTACAGAATAACAAGAACTACTTAAAAGTAAAACCTGAacgtttctattaaaaaaacttACTTTACAGCTGCTTCACGACACTGCTCTGCTACTTCATCAAAGATGCATATTGCAATCCTTCTCTCTTCAGGTGTTTTATCCTTGGCCTGTGTTTAGAACCCGAAATGAATAACATAGTTGAGATGACAAACAACTTAGCTCAAACATAATGgctgacaaaaaaaattaacattctACTTCCTCGAAGTGAAGCTGTCTAAGGAGCGTTCGAGTAaacataaacaactaaaatcCTAAAGTTGGAACAGAACAAAAAGGCTGCACCAGTGAGACGAAACTTACCCACATAGGTGTTAAATACGATGATAGCTCATCAAAGAAAGGCAAGAAAGAGGCTTTAAACGTTTTAATCAAAGTTCCAATGATTTCTCCCACCTGAAACAATTaaaaaatgtgttgaagagaACCAGGACAAAAAGTCCCACACTGCATATGCTggcccaaaaattaaaaaatcagtAATATTGTTGAAGAGCTACCTAGAGATTGTGTTAAAAAAACTCACTTGATCAAAAACTTCTTCCTCTTGTTCATTTTCCTCTTTAATTAGCTCCTGTTCCTCAGCATCAAAGTCTTCTGCTTTGGTCCTTtctgctctctctctttttctactAGAACTGGCAGTGATCACCTGCTTTATCTCCTCCACGATGGATCTCACCTGGCCTTCATCTAAAAGTGGTCCAGATGTCTGAAAGCAAAGATACAAGGCGCATGAATGGGGCCATACTCAAAAAATGATGCAcaatataaaaatgaaaacacGAAAACAAATTTGTCTTTTGAACAAAGCTAATTCTGATTAACTCAACAAAACATTTCTCCCAAAACAGTTCGCTCATTCACTGCTTCCGTGCAAACAAAAATGAAGGATTGGCTActacaaaacaaattaattagcACTATACTGCAGTGACTGCCAGCATTTCCAAGTTCAAACCCAAAATCTAAAAGGCAGAgatttaattataaaagtttTTTCAAATCAAACCAATGATTTTCACTATACTGCAGTGACTGCCAGCATTTCCAAGTTCAAGCCCAAAATCTAAAAGGCAGAgatttaattataaaagttcTTTCAAATCAAACCAATGATTTTCTTCtgcaatgaaaagaaaaaaaaacagaagtggCATAGCATGGAACATGATTAGCATCCAGTACTCCATTAAAAATTTAACATTTCTAATCATGAGTGTATTGACAACTTCCCTACAACGAAAAATATAGCAATTCCAGCACTACTGAATTGGTCAGTTGGTGCGGAATAAGTgcaaaaagtaaaacaaacagGGGCACAACGGAAATTCACAAAATTTCTTAAAAGAATAAACGACGAACCTGTAAGCATTCATTTAATGCATCCAATATATTCGCACAGATTTCAGTATCAGGTTCCTGCACACAAATTGCAATCTCATACTTCAGAGAACATATAAATCATTACACCATGATCAAGGAGGCTTAAATGAAAAACACTGAACAACCTTATGTAATGCTTCCACCAGAGCTGGAACAATGTAGTCAGACAATTGCTTTATATATGTTTCATTACGACCTTGAGCTTGGCCTTTCTCTATTGCCAACTTTGCAGAACGCAGTAGCTCCGGCATTGCTAGAAACAAAAAgtagatatctctttattaagAAACGGAGCAAACTCCAACAAAATTTGtagaggaaagaaaataaaaacattgaGTATTAACAATTAATGGTACCTGAAACAGCTGCCTTCCTAACTTCTTCATGGAAATAAAATTTAAGAAGTGGAACCAAAGTTGGGGCAACCTACACAAATATGACCTTTGTAAGTATGCAACCAAAGtcagacaaaaaaaaatcaagacaCTATTGGATACCTGATCAATCCAGGGAAAGAATCCTTCTTTCAGCTCATCAGCATAGCAACACAGCATATTGCAAGCTGTAGCTTTCTCCTCCAAGACACTAGTCTTGATTCCAATCCTTTTATCCCCAAGAGTAATTGTTTCCATACTGTAACACAAAAGCAGCTTTTAGCAAGAGAAGAAGTAACACAGAGCTACATAACAGCACTATTTCCAGATCTTGATATCTTTTACACACACCAAAACTACACCTCAAACACTCTAAATCAGTACATAGGTAACTTAACCAGATAATTATCAAGAATAGAAGCATATAAAAAAGTTGATGTGGACGTTAAAGCCACTGGTTATCCATGCAGTGAAAGTTTCTACACTAGATTCAGGTACTTACATATCAAACTTTAGGAAGGATACCAAGAAATAGGTAGTGATGCAACATTTGAGATATCTTACATGCCCGTTGGTATTGAACTTACGTAAAAAGGGAAATGAGAAAAGTTTCGGACCTATCATCATCAGAGTCATCAATATCATTTTCGTCATCTGCAGATGTGATGGTTACATCTGGCTTAAGTTGAGCAGATTGAAGCAAAGGAGGCATTACAACACTCATGTATGGGAGGAAATCTTGTCCTAAGCACTTGCAGAGTCTAGCCCAGGCCTACAACATTGTAGATAAGTTTTTATTGTAAACAATAAGCATTAGTATAGTAATTTTAGTGCACTTATTAGACAAAGGCATACTTGTAACATGTAACTTGTAGTTGGATCATCTGTCTCCATGTGAGATCCTTGCAAAGCCATCAGCACTTCCATGACCTTCAGAGAAACAGTATACACCAGTCTGTGATTAGAGAAATTGGCAGCAGCTTTTTTCTATTAGGTTTTTAGATTGGCCAAAATGGCAGCAGCATGTTCACAGGTTGAAAGACTCAGTTTTTAATCTCCCAACTGATAAGCAGAAAAGAGCTGAAGCGTATAACTTGAGCAAAGGAGAGTGCAtaagaggaaaagaaaaggtcAATTTCCGAATTTTGACAAAATCAAAATTCTATTGGGGGTAATTAAGGTAGGAAATGGttcaaaataacaaaatatagaTCTGCATGAACAAGCACCTTAAAAAATAACATGAAACCATCATCCATCAAATAGCCATTCATATCCCAGGTCCAATAAAGTAAACGTAGTTTCAAATGTATAATGCCTTACCTGCTTAGCATCTTCCCTGAATTTCTCTTTTCCAACTGCCATTCCAACCAAACTAATACACTCCATCGATTTGGCACGAAGCATGCGATTAGACTTATCAGTGGCATTCACCAAGATAGCTTTCAGGTAAGGCATAACTGCATCATAGTATTTTTGAAAATGCTCCTACACATCCCATTACCATCAAACTTAATcatccataaaaataaaataataatttcatgTATAATATCACATAATATAGTACAATACCTGAGATGAATCAGCAACGGATGCCAAAGCAGTCAAGGCACCCTCTTGTACCATTTGTTTTCCATTCTGCATGAAATGTGAAATATCAGACACAATTAATATATACTAGTTCAAAAGCATGTAATTAAGTAAAGTTTTACATCATGAAATGGGTgtttgtacatatatatatacataatctTGAGAAGCATTACCTGCAGAAGTACAAGCAATTTGCTCACTACTCCATCCAAATATGGAGTTAAAATATCCGGTGTGCAATTCTCACTGAAATTCAGCACTGCTGAAGCAGCATGTGCCTGCAGATAGCAAATTACAAAAAAGGAAGCAATGAATAGATAATCTTGCACATTTAATTACATTATCTTGATAATGAGCTGAGTAAAGCACATTCGCAAATGATCACTATCCTCCAAATTCAGAAAATAAAGAACCTCATATGGAGGATACCTTGCAACTATAGATGCCAATGGTAGCTCACAAGTCAGAACAAAAGGCCAACGATTAGTTTTCAACTGTACTTTTCAAAAAGTCCATACTTCAAAAATAAATGTGACAACATTCAACCACAAACATGCAGTCAAGCACATATGACTTTTGCGTGGACTCattcaaacatcccattaaTCAGAAACAGAAAGTGAACTAAATAAGTAACGGCTCTCCTGAAGTCAAGGACATAAGATGACCAGCAACTTAGAACATTATACACACTAGAATGCTCTACAGTACACAACTTGTAAAGAATCCCTTAAGATGAGAAAGTGCCAGTCAATATTAGTCTTGTGGTCACCCTCTAGAGCATGATGAAGGTGACCTGCATTGCAGGATACAAATCCATACCATTCAAATAATGAAACTGAATATCAAGTCAATTATTTAGAAACAGGATCGGATGCTACGACCAGGTACTAACCTGAACACGAGGGTTCTGAAAATCATCCATAGCTCCAGCCAATGCCGGGAGCACCCGTTGGTGATATTGAACTTGCAGATCTGGGCCCAAATCAGTAGACAACTGCCCAATTGCATTTATCGCTGCCCACCTTACACGAGGATGTGGATCTTGAAATGAGTTCAAGACCATTGCTACCACTTGCTCCAAATTTTTAATCATTACctgcaaataaaataaaaatgaagggAACAGATTAATGGTCGTCATGAACAAGAAGGTAAATGGAAATTCATTTACTAGAAAGCTGCATAAAAGTACTTTATAGCTGTACTATTCACTTAATAAAGGATATAAAAGTTCCCCCTCGGAAACTGCATAGTAGGAATATACAATCGCTTATGTAAGATGCAAACATCTTACATAAGTGTATTGTATCTGGCCTGAAAGCTTTTCATTCATATTGTGCAAGTGTGAATGTGACTATCAAACCGTACAAACATTGAATAATTTCAAACGAATGTTTCTCATTACATCTCTAACCCGTTATCCATTCAAATTCACACAATAGCACATTCAACACAAGTAAAAAACCTAGGCTCTTTTATTACCCAAACTCAACTCTATTACTTCAACAGAAAAGGCATGTTAAGCATTCCAAATGTGGTTAAAGACGGAACCATGAAAAATTGGACAAGCAACTCTCCCAAGCATAATGTCTCTAACTTATGACAATCAGTTAACCTGGATATACAATCTCACAAATAATTGCACacctattaaaataaaaattgatacCTTGGCACAACCCTCAGCAATCTGAGCCAGGGCAATCAATGCAGCATGGTGCTTCTGCCACTCAGGGGCAGCCAAATATGCAGGCAATTGCTCAGACGCCACGGGAACAATGGTATTCCCACCCAAGGATATGGCAAGCCTATCCAAACACTCCTGCCCAACACTGTAATTACCAGTCTCACCCGCATCCTCATCTTCACTCTCTGCCGCATGCCATGCCGGTTCGTCCTCAATATCCAGaagcattttcattaaaatggaaAACAATCGGCTTATAAACTGCGGCAACTTCCTCATCATGCCAGGAGCACGCTCTCGGGCCTCGGCCAGAGTGATGACGAACTCAATGGCCAAGTGCCTTGTCGCTTCTTCCAATGAATCGGCCTCAGCAATCTGTAACATTGCCCCAACGACTTCCACAATCTGCCGCCTCAGGAACCTCGGCTCGGTCCCAGCCAATTCAATCAACAATTCAAGAGCGTCCTGCGCGGTGGCCTCGTTCCCGTTGTTCAGAGCCTCCATCAACGTCTTCATCATCGCTGGCAACAGGTCCTGAAACCTATCCCTATCCGCAGAGCTGGTCAAACACTGAATGAAATTGATGACAGCGTTCAAAGCCGCGATCTTCACGTCAGGGCTCGGCGAATTCCCCAGGCTATGCAAGAACACGGCGTGCAATTCCTTTATGTGCGGCACCATGGTGTCGCCGATGTACTGCGATAACTGAGCGAATATCAAGAACGCCGCTTCTTGAAGCTTGGGCGAATCGGACGAAACGCACTGGAACATAAAGGGCAAGAGCTCCGGCCACCCGTTATCCGGCAAAATCCCGGAGGCCAGCTCGGAAATCGTATCGCATAGCTTCTTGGAGATGGATTTCGTGTCCTCCTGCTGAATACACGTGAGCAGAATCGTCTTCAGCGTCGATTGGGTCGTGGGATTCAATCGGGGCCAGAGGTAAGAGTCGTCGCGGGTGAGCTGCTTGCGGAGGAGAATCGCGGACATGGCGCGGGCCTCGGCGGCGGGGCAGAACTGGAGGAGGTGGGCGAGCTTGAGGGAGAGGGAGTCGGGATCGGTCTGCTTGCAGAGGTTGAAGAGGAGCTCGGCCTGGGAGCGCTGCTCGTTGGCGGAAGACATGAGGTGGGAGATTAGGGTCTGGAAAGGGGCCGGGTCGGGGCCGAGAATGGTCGCCAGTTGGGCTTGCTGTAAGTGAGTCGACTCGGCCAtcggaattagggtttttgcgTGCTCTGCGCCGGGTGTGGATTGGAGTCACTGGTGAACCCGCGAAGAGAAGATGCCctttctctcactttctctctctagacttttgaatcaaattaaAAGTAGGGATATTTGGGGAGTTTAGGGGTGCGGGAGGAGGGTGCGGGGGATTAAAGTAGGAGCGGGAGCAGAGGAGTGGGGCTGCTAAATAAAGGAAGAAATGCAAGGAATTATCCAATGGATGATTAGCTGGGCGTGGGTCAGTTATCAATCATGATTCATGACTATAATTTTCCCACCAAATTTATTTTTGGAGGGAAGGGAGAAGGGGCTCATTTTTTGTATAGTTAATAGTATacaataatgataaaataaagtTAATGAATAAGATTTGAAAacttgaattttaacgataatgataaaataaagcgtaaagttaatagtatcatgattgaatttttagtgtaaaaatatgaatttttttttaaataaacagtaacataaatttttcgttaaaattttataaaatcatatattggaattttattaattaccaaaaaaaatataatttctgtGGAAAATAGTTGGGCCAACTGGTTTATAAAGCAAAGCCCAACTTTTTCATAAAGTCTCTTTGATTGGCCGTCCTCCTAATACtgaatttttaattgttttctcttttttcaaCAAAGCAAAACAATATTTTGAGTTAAAAAGGAAAGGATTTCTAAACATTTAATTTCTCCTCAATAATAATAGGTCTTAAAACGAAAATGAAAAACCGAAACGGAtttgaaatttttaaatttcGGGGCGAAATTGTAGAGAGGGGAAATGGTTTAGGATTTAGTATTTAATAAACCTTCCTTTCTAGTTTCTTTCTACTCCCAGTTTAATTGCCTCCACCTCCACCGCCACCAGTCCACCTCCGCAGACCAACCAATTTCAGTTAATTTCGTGCTATTCCGTCATCGCAATTGCCTGATTTCTGACATTAGAAATGTGTTCTGGAACGGAGATGGCAAGGAGCCAGCGGACATTGAGTCCCTGCTGCGGGAACGATTCAAGGCTAATGAACCTACCCGCCGATGTCCTTGACGACATCCATTTGAGACTGCCCATAACCTCTTTTTTTGGCCTCCGATGTGTCTCTAAGACCTCAACGGATAGAGTCGACTGCCCCAGTTTTTGTACACTGCACACGCAACGTTTCATCATCTATTTCTTCTGCTCAGGTACCTCTGCTAATGCATGTGGATCACTTTTGCCTCTCTAATTCTGGATTTACCTTTAGACCATTGCAATTCAAATACGATGGCAGCAACACCACCTTGACATGGAGCGAACATGGTCTACGAGATTAGATCCACTTCCTTCAATGCTTTTTATTCTTTGGCTTCTGTTTTCCACAACTTGTTTTTCTTTCGGGATCGCGCTTATAATTATCCAGGGCGCAAGAGGATGGATAGGATAGGAGTCCATGCTTCTTATTCAATCCTTTGAAGGGGGAAGTTCTTCTGCTCCCCACAACTGACATCTTCATTCCAAACTATGTTACAAGATATTCCATCATCACGGTTGAGGAATGGTTTGCTATGGGATTTGATGATGCAACCAACACTTACAAGATTGTTCGTGTTTCCGGAGATCAAAAATCGACGATATGTAAACTCGTGACCCAAATTTATGTAATGGGCACAAGCTCGTGGCGAGAGATACCCTCGTTTCCACCCTGTAATTTAAGCGACAGCCGCGCATTTGCATACGGAGACCAGCATTGGTTAGTTTGCTTACCTGATCCTTCACTTTCCAGTTATGGAGGAGTAGTTAGCATATGTTCTTTCAATTTCAGAAAATAAGAGTTCTACTGGAGGACCATTCCCCTTCCCGAGCATATGCACAATAAGTATGTTCGGTGCATGGGGATCCCAAAGCACCTTCATTTGCTTAGTCTAAGAGGCTCGTTGGCCATCGTGGACACTTCATCTGATGACTATAATATTGAGATATGGGTGTTGAAAAATTATGACAAGAAAGAGTGGAATCTAGATTACAAGATAGACAAGTCAGTACTCAGAGGCAAGATGATGATGAACTTGATATGTTGTGAATGGGAGCATGGCATATACTTTACTCACCCACGATGTCATTAAGTTTGTGAGAGAACATTCTT
Encoded proteins:
- the LOC103446988 gene encoding uncharacterized protein, coding for MAESTHLQQAQLATILGPDPAPFQTLISHLMSSANEQRSQAELLFNLCKQTDPDSLSLKLAHLLQFCPAAEARAMSAILLRKQLTRDDSYLWPRLNPTTQSTLKTILLTCIQQEDTKSISKKLCDTISELASGILPDNGWPELLPFMFQCVSSDSPKLQEAAFLIFAQLSQYIGDTMVPHIKELHAVFLHSLGNSPSPDVKIAALNAVINFIQCLTSSADRDRFQDLLPAMMKTLMEALNNGNEATAQDALELLIELAGTEPRFLRRQIVEVVGAMLQIAEADSLEEATRHLAIEFVITLAEARERAPGMMRKLPQFISRLFSILMKMLLDIEDEPAWHAAESEDEDAGETGNYSVGQECLDRLAISLGGNTIVPVASEQLPAYLAAPEWQKHHAALIALAQIAEGCAKVMIKNLEQVVAMVLNSFQDPHPRVRWAAINAIGQLSTDLGPDLQVQYHQRVLPALAGAMDDFQNPRVQAHAASAVLNFSENCTPDILTPYLDGVVSKLLVLLQNGKQMVQEGALTALASVADSSQEHFQKYYDAVMPYLKAILVNATDKSNRMLRAKSMECISLVGMAVGKEKFREDAKQVMEVLMALQGSHMETDDPTTSYMLQAWARLCKCLGQDFLPYMSVVMPPLLQSAQLKPDVTITSADDENDIDDSDDDSMETITLGDKRIGIKTSVLEEKATACNMLCCYADELKEGFFPWIDQVAPTLVPLLKFYFHEEVRKAAVSAMPELLRSAKLAIEKGQAQGRNETYIKQLSDYIVPALVEALHKEPDTEICANILDALNECLQTSGPLLDEGQVRSIVEEIKQVITASSSRKRERAERTKAEDFDAEEQELIKEENEQEEEVFDQVGEIIGTLIKTFKASFLPFFDELSSYLTPMWAKDKTPEERRIAICIFDEVAEQCREAAVKYYDTFLPFLLEACNDENPDVRQAAVYGLGICSEFGGAIIKPLVGEALSRLNAVIQHPNAQQSENVMAYDNAVSALGKISQFHRDSIDAAQVIPAWLNCLPIKGDLVEAKVVHDQLCSMVERSDRELLGPNNQYLPKIVAVFAEVLCAGKDLATEQTANRMIKLLRQLQQTLPPATLASTWSSLQPQQQLALQSILSS